The Methanomassiliicoccales archaeon DNA segment AACTGAAGCATAATACTGCGTCTTTTCTTTTAACAATCTTTTCGCCCTTTCACTGATTTCAGCAAGCTTCATCCCAACCCCCTTATCTTTGGATTCGATGATGTCCGTTGCAATAACTCCAAATCCGCCAGTACTGCTTACAATTGCAACGCGATCGCCTTTGATATGATCGAGATATGCAAGGGCCTTTGCCATATCAATCAATTCGACTTCATCATAGGCTCTCTGAACTCCTATCTGCTTGAATACCCCAGTAACCAGCGCATCTGAACTGGATGCCATGGCACCCGTGTGAGACATTGCGGCCTTTGCTCCTTTTTCGGTAGAGCCTACTTTGATTGCCACAATTGGCTTGTGTGGCGTAATCTGTCTGCACAGTCGGATAAATTCCCTCCCGTCCGAAAAAGACTCTAAATACATTGCTATCGACTTCGTTCGATCGTCCTGGGCAAAGTATTCCAAATAATCATTTTCGCTGAGGTCGACTTTGTTGCCAAGCCCCACACATGCGCGGATTCCGACTCCCATATCCTCAGCCATTTCATAAAGACCACACATGATGGAACCGCTCTGGGAAATCAATGTGATTTCTCCATCAACGGGCCTTGGGCTTCGTTCCCTCGGGACAAATAGCGTGTCGAGCTTATTTCCCGTAACTATGATCCCCAATGTATTTGGGCCAACAAGTCGCGTATTTGAGCCTTTCAGGATTTCACTTATTTTCCTTTCGAGGGCCTTCCCTTCTTCGCCGATTTCGCCGAACCCTGCGGCAACAGATATCACAAAAGGAACGCCCTTGCGAACACATTCCTCTACGATCGAAGGGGTGATTTTTGCTGAGATTGCAAGTACTGCTAGGTCGACCACTTCTGGCAATTCCATGATGCTCTTGTAGGTCTTTATTCCGTTGATCTCAGCTTCATTGGGGTTGACTAAGTACAATCTGAAATTGCCGTCCATAAGGTTAATTAAAATCGTATTTCCTATTTTCCCAGGTCGACCCGAGGCGCCCACGAGTGCGACACTCCTTGGATTGAACAACAAATCTAGCTGGCTAACCATCAGCTCTGTGAATACTGCTCTTCTTTAAAACCTTTTCATAGAATTTTGTGTATGCTATCTAAAGGAAGCATCAAAATCTCGGAAAAA contains these protein-coding regions:
- a CDS encoding CoA-binding protein, yielding MVSQLDLLFNPRSVALVGASGRPGKIGNTILINLMDGNFRLYLVNPNEAEINGIKTYKSIMELPEVVDLAVLAISAKITPSIVEECVRKGVPFVISVAAGFGEIGEEGKALERKISEILKGSNTRLVGPNTLGIIVTGNKLDTLFVPRERSPRPVDGEITLISQSGSIMCGLYEMAEDMGVGIRACVGLGNKVDLSENDYLEYFAQDDRTKSIAMYLESFSDGREFIRLCRQITPHKPIVAIKVGSTEKGAKAAMSHTGAMASSSDALVTGVFKQIGVQRAYDEVELIDMAKALAYLDHIKGDRVAIVSSTGGFGVIATDIIESKDKGVGMKLAEISERAKRLLKEKTQYYASVENPIDLTGSVTDDMYGDVLEIIQSEDGVDAVLVLLQLQPPLITNGLVDIAEEKIRKGGKPTIVCCIGGSIPRPMLRRFEQKKIPAYNSLSRAIKALRCLYDRGLYLKRIGMIQ